In Mercurialis annua linkage group LG5, ddMerAnnu1.2, whole genome shotgun sequence, a single genomic region encodes these proteins:
- the LOC126682780 gene encoding uncharacterized protein LOC126682780, whose protein sequence is MKKSTSSPSSSKRKIEFNAIPATMKNRRKAVREDDDSDFEDFDIPPKKMDRPVSYAGLPKKDWDYYIQPSDRFPVKVTHHSGEKVISNIKRTLTPETLAKFSSTCFGKFIEMQDVKFQYQLIHALLLREVKQPVFYELWLKVSGKLLKFSIDEFSLITGLKCCGNADKKPFLNSDSDFKANCFGNVEKVTKKWVEDCFLQKRWSNEDEALKLALLYFVEIFLYNNKPCSYVRDEHINMIGNGEFENFPWGKDVFQRTIEFLKSKLASVKGCDFLKKNPNIGIPPTQVRYDGFPLAFQTWFLECCPAANGILGSSSGEAIPRILRWTVPLARDREYLTRNIFNQSAEDLKLCNLKPTEEERSVLVLDAMFLKGKRKVVFEETTHVGHRDSKLNGKIRKMYSEFSLFKSYVELQFAEVLSVLSELKSVLSLNDHRAHVTEDMPENVSAAKATQSMPKNSNDGADDAVERHTADNESAPPILDQIQNDGNDVDKEPEDDFNCATETVGHEEEINKVSDENVQTPVHYFEDIDPSALHKAVDKVEREYEKARVGEEAAAVCNVVMDIPFTKRKGFHPLDDNLGIPTTFPDQIDFLCWIEAGIRQNRVRDVYTPKDNILPQALNFEVASISDKKWFYSMVYGGKFLDDSHIDIVMYYIRKKAKYNPHNGMRITTTDCLFDNRLMGLFKLYLKNKGDVTTIQDINIVTDYVQGHGMLCNTHWKDVDEVLFPMHLGKKKHWILGRLVFKDRRIYIYNSLKSPTARFDA, encoded by the exons atgaagaaatcCACATCTAGTCCGAGTTCtagcaaaagaaaaattgagtttAATGCAATTCCGGCGACAATGAAGAATCGTCGAAAGGCTGTGCGTGAAGATGACGACAGTGACTTCGAGGATTTTGATATCCCTCCGAAGAAGATGGATAGGCCTGTTTCATATGCGGGTTTGCCTAAAAag GATTGGGATTATTACATACAACCCTCGGACCGTTTTCCTGTTAAGGTTACCCATCATTCCGGTGAAAAAGTTATTTCAAACATTAAAAGAACTTTGACTCCAGAAACATTAGCAAAATTTTCATCTACATGTTTTGGAAAATTTATAGAAATGCAGGATgttaaatttcaatatcaatTGATTCACGCTTTATTGTTGAGAGAGGTTAAGCAACCTGTTTTTTACGAGCTTTGGTTAAAGGTTTCCGGGAAATTACTGAAATTTTCAATTGATGAATTTTCATTAATAACGGGTCTTAAGTGTTGTGGTAACGCTGACAAGAAACCTTTTCTGAACTCTGACTCTGATTTTAAGGCAAATTGTTTTGGAAATGTTGAAAAAGTTACTAAAAAATGGGTGGAGGACTGTTTTCTTCAAAAACGTTGGTCAAACGAAGATGAGGCTTTAAAACTTGCTCTTTTGTACTTTGTTgagatatttttatataataacaaGCCATGTTCCTACGTTCGTGATGAACATATAAATATGATTGGTAATGgtgaatttgaaaattttccgtGGGGTAAAGACGTGTTTCAAAGAACtattgaatttttgaaaagcAAATTAGCTTCTGTCAAAGGatgtgattttttaaaaaaaaatcctaatattGGTATACCTCCTACTCAAGTCCGATATGATGGGTTTCCTTTGGCATTTCAAACATGGTTCTTGGAGTGTTGCCCGGCTGCCAATGGAATTTTGGGAAGTTCTTCTGGCGAAGCTATCCCTCGTATATTGAGGTGGACAGTTCCACTTGCACGGGATCGTGAGTACTTGACACGCAATATTTTCAACCAATCTGCAGAAGAT CTGAAATTGTGCAACCTAAAGCCAACTGAGGAAGAGAGGTCAGTTCTTGTGTTAGATGCTATGTTCTTGAAAGGAAAACGTAAAGTGGTCTTCGAGGAAACAACACATGTTGGACATAGGGATTCCAAGTTGAATGGAAAGATTAGAAAGATGTATAGCGAGTTCTCATTATTCAAGTCCTATGTTGAGCTTCAATTTGCTGAAGTGTTAAGTGTCTTGTCTGAGTTGAAGAGTGTTTTGAGTTTGAATGATCATCGCGCACATGTGACG GAGGATATGCCTGAAAATGTTTCGGCCGCAAAAGCTACCCAAAGTATGCCCAAGAACTCTAATGACGGGGCCGATGACGCTGTGGAAAGACATACAGCTGATAATGAATCGGCTCCGCCAATTTTGGATCAGATTCAAAATGATGGGAATGATGTTGATAAGGAACCCGAAGATGACTTTAATTGTGCTACTGAGACGGTTGGTCATGAAGAAGAAATTAACAAG gtCTCTGACGAGAATGTTCAAACACCTGTTCATTATTTTGAGGATATCGATCCAAGTGCTTTACATAAAGCTGTTGACAAAGTTGAAAGAGAGTATGAAAAAGCACGTGTTGGTGAG gagGCAGCTGCAGTTTGTAATGTTGTTATGGATATCCCTTTTACAAAGCGTAAAGGATTTCACCCCCTAGATGATAATCTTGGCATTCCTACAACTTTTCCAGATCAAATCGACTTCCTTTGTTGGATTGAAGCAGGAATTAGGCAAAATAGAGT GAGAGACGTATATACGCCAAAAGACAATATTTTGCCCCAAGCGTTAAACTTTGAAGTTGCAAGCATTTCCGATAAGAAATGGTTTTATTCTATGGTTTATGGCGGAAAATTTTTAGACGATTCT CATATCGATATCGTTATGTATTACATTCGCAAGAAAGCAAAGTACAATCCACACAACGGAATGCGAATAACGACAACAGACTGTTTATTTGACAACAGATTGATGGGTTTGTTTAAACTCTATTTGAAGAACAAGGGAGATGTAACAACAATCCAGGATATTAACATTGTGACTGATTATGTGCAAGGACACGGTATGCTATGCAACACACATTGGAAGGATGTCGACGAGGTCCTCTTCCCAATGCATTTAGGGAAAAAAAAACATTGGATATTGGGGCGCTTAGTGTTCAAAGATAGGCGTATATACATCTACAATTCTTTGAAGTCTCCAACAGCCCGTTTTGATGCCTAG
- the LOC126680079 gene encoding protein IQ-domain 26-like, whose translation MGKATRWLKGLFGTKKGDINGDSLSSASNDKKEKKRWSFAKSARDNNNNNNNDDNGNENVIPKDSAWLRSYYSETEREQNKHAIAVAAATAAAADAAVAAAQAAVAVVRLTSNGRGSLFGGGGREKLAAIKIQTVFRGYLARKALRALKRLVKIQALVRGYLVRKRAAATLHSMQALMRAQTAVRTERARRSVNKENRFHPQNRPRKSIEGFDDTRGEFHSKRLSTSYDMNAFDESPKIVEIDTCRPRSRSRRITSALSEYSEEFPISSPLPCPIPAQITIPDCKNRQDFDWYFAGEEYNFPTAHSTPRFAKSVRSNVPVTPAKSVCGDSYFRPYSNHPNYMSNTKSFKAKLRCHSAPKQRPEAGPPRKRLSLNEIMAARNSISSVKMQRSYSQFDEDFAI comes from the exons ATGGGGAAGGCTACAAGGTGGTTAAAGGGCTTATTTGGTACCAAAAAAGGTGACATTAATGGTGATTCTTTAAGCTCAGCTTCAAATgacaaaaaagagaaaaaaagatgGAGTTTTGCCAAATCAGCaagagataataataataataataataatgatgatAATGGTAATGAAAATGTGATTCCAAAAGACTCTGCATGGCTCAGATCGTATTATTCTGAGACTGAAAGAGAGCAGAATAAGCATGCAATAGCGGTGGCTGCTGCCACTGCCGCCGCCGCTGATGCGGCGGTGGCTGCAGCTCAGGCGGCTGTTGCGGTGGTGAGACTGACTAGTAATGGTAGAGGGAGTTTGTTTGGTGGTGGTGGGAGGGAAAAGCTGGCTGCAATCAAGATTCAAACTGTGTTTAGAGGCTATTTG GCTCGAAAAGCTCTTCGAGCTTTGAAACGACTCGTAAAAATACAGGCGCTTGTTCGCGGCTATCTGGTCAGGAAGAGGGCTGCAGCCACTCTTCACAGTATGCAAGCTCTTATGAGAGCTCAAACTGCTGTTCGTACAGAGCGTGCTCGTCGTTCTGTTAACAAAGAGAACCGATTTCACCCTCAAAATCGACCACGAAAATCCATT GAAGGATTTGATGATACGAGAGGCGAATTCCACAGCAAGAGGCTGTCTACATCTTATGATATGAATGCTTTCGACGAAAGCCCCAAAATAGTGGAAATCGATACTTGCAGGCCGCGATCAAGATCTCGTAGAATAACTTCTGCATTATCAGAATACAGTGAAGAATTCCCAATCTCGTCGCCTCTTCCGTGTCCCATTCCAGCTCAAATCACCATTCCCGACTGCAAAAATCGTCAAGATTTCGATTGGTACTTCGCTGGCGAAGAATACAACTTTCCTACCGCACATAGCACCCCGAGATTCGCAAAGTCTGTTCGGTCCAATGTGCCAGTTACACCAGCCAAGAGTGTTTGCGGAGATAGCTACTTTAGACCTTACTCAAACCACCCAAATTATATGTCAAATACAAAATCCTTCAAGGCTAAATTAAGGTGTCACAGTGCTCCGAAGCAACGGCCGGAGGCAGGGCCGCCGAGGAAGCGGCTGTCGCTTAATGAAATAATGGCAGCAAGAAACAGCATAAGTAGTGTTAAAATGCAGAGGTCATATTCCCAATTTGATGAAGATTTTGCTATTTGA
- the LOC126683328 gene encoding uncharacterized protein LOC126683328 isoform X2, with product MDVPDKISSSSSLSNEPTSSSKGAISKHFMSPNISAISKAIPTRKKILGERNQSLDTLLPKPSNLQLKLTEKASNLDLRTNFSTDDVGYNQENYVLDDYHSPRPQFLRYKPIRRREMFLETENEVKETKMEEMVDDSDDEEFDGVDEKIGCWGLRGVLKVVFLMSVLVFSSLYISCMNTPTPSPAVVSFKNGCRVIEDHVYGLVKSLESGNLFLVGTEGSELGFSVVDVNVHELDYDKDELDVEVLSGKIEDFGLFSEGGEDEIVDESLDMVIEVESAEVGDGSSDLEIAVVDGFLEAEVSETPLEIVSSVVDDIEKNKEVAHVPTKSEFFEAEAKRITEDMENWIIIVCSVILFLTLGVHFVKIIKEMKASKAAKKRSKLLAYEVDEHIEQSVSLTNSMSLLADEVDEHIEQPVSLSHSMSLIDDEYSDQTDESRAPTAELLGDIVVGEMSSSRNSCGMRGRVIENEMSSNSVSSMSSHSHFAERSLKKEEEGGDEEEVEKKVLTTTTPLRRSSRIRNRVMSP from the exons ATGGATGTTCCCGACAAAATCAGTTCATCTTCATCACTTTCAAACGAACCCACTTCAAGTTCAAAAG GTGCCATTTCAAAGCATTTTATGTCACCGAATATCTCTGCAATTTCAAAAGCTATTCCAACAAGAAAGAAAATTCTAGGAGAAAGAAACCAATCTTTGGATACCCTTCTGCCAAAACCTTCAAATCTTCAATTAAAACTCACAGAAAAAGCTTCAAATCTTGATTTAAGAACCAATTTTAGTACTGATGATGTTGGATACAATCAAGAAAATTATGTTCTTGATGATTATCACTCTCCTAGGCCTCAATTTCTCCGATATAAGCCGATCAGGCGCAGAGAAATGTTTCTTGAAACCGAAAATGAGGTTAAAGAAACTAAAATGGAGGAGATGGTTGATGACAGTGATGATGAAGAATTTGACGGGGTAGATGAGAAAATAGGGTGTTGGGGTTTGAGAGGAGTGTTGAAAGTTGTGTTCTTGATGAGTGTTTTGGTCTTTTCGAGTTTGTACATTTCTTGTATGAACACTCCAACACCATCTCCTGCTGTAGTTAGTTTTAAGAACGGATGTCGCGTGATAGAAGATCATGTTTACGGATTGGTGAAGAGTCTTGAGAGTGGAAATTTGTTCTTGGTGGGAACAGAAGGATCAGAGTTGGGGTTTTCTGTTGTTGATGTTAATGTACATGAATTGGATTATGATAAGGATGAGCTTGATGTAGAGGTACTAAGTGGGAAGATCGAAGATTTCGGCTTGTTTAGTGAAGGGGGAGAAGATGAAATAGTTGATGAATCATTAGATATGGTTATAGAGGTTGAGTCTGCAGAAGTTGGAGATGGTAGTAGTGATCTTGAAATTGCGGTAGTGGACGGGTTTCTTGAAGCTGAAGTATCAGAAACTCCGTTAGAGATTGTATCGAGTGTTGTAGATGACATTGAGAAGAACAAAGAGGTTGCTCATGTGCCAACCAAATCAGAATTCTTTGAAGCAGAAGCTAAAAGGATTACTGAAGACATGGAGAACTGGATAATTATTGTTTGTTCAGTTATTCTATTTCTTACATTAGGTGTTCATTTTGTGAAGATCATAAAGGAGATGAAGGCATCTAAGGCAGCGAAAAAGCGCAGTAAATTGCTTGCCTATGAAGTAGATGAGCACATTGAGCAATCTGTTTCTTTAACCAACTCCATGTCATTGCTTGCTGATGAAGTAGATGAGCATATCGAGCAACCGGTTTCCTTGTCCCACTCCATGTCTCTGATAGATGATGAATACTCCGATCAAACAGATGAAAGCCGAGCCCCAACTGCTGAGTTGCTTGGTGATATTGTGGTGGGAGAGATGAGTAGCTCTCGTAATAGTTGTGGCATGAGAGGCAGAGTGATTGAAAATGAAATGAGCAGTAATTCTGTTTCATCCATGAGTTCTCATTCACATTTTGCTGAGAGAAGTCTAAAGAAAGAG GAGGAGGGAGGGGATGAAGAAGAAGTTGAGAAGAAGGTTCTGACAACAACAACTCCGTTGAGACGATCAAGCAGAATCCGAAATCGCGTAATGTCTCCATGA
- the LOC126683328 gene encoding uncharacterized protein LOC126683328 isoform X1, which produces MDVPDKISSSSSLSNEPTSSSKGAISKHFMSPNISAISKAIPTRKKILGERNQSLDTLLPKPSNLQLKLTEKASNLDLRTNFSTDDVGYNQENYVLDDYHSPRPQFLRYKPIRRREMFLETENEVKETKMEEMVDDSDDEEFDGVDEKIGCWGLRGVLKVVFLMSVLVFSSLYISCMNTPTPSPAVVSFKNGCRVIEDHVYGLVKSLESGNLFLVGTEGSELGFSVVDVNVHELDYDKDELDVEVLSGKIEDFGLFSEGGEDEIVDESLDMVIEVESAEVGDGSSDLEIAVVDGFLEAEVSETPLEIVSSVVDDIEKNKEVAHVPTKSEFFEAEAKRITEDMENWIIIVCSVILFLTLGVHFVKIIKEMKASKAAKKRSKLLAYEVDEHIEQSVSLTNSMSLLADEVDEHIEQPVSLSHSMSLIDDEYSDQTDESRAPTAELLGDIVVGEMSSSRNSCGMRGRVIENEMSSNSVSSMSSHSHFAERSLKKEQEEGGDEEEVEKKVLTTTTPLRRSSRIRNRVMSP; this is translated from the exons ATGGATGTTCCCGACAAAATCAGTTCATCTTCATCACTTTCAAACGAACCCACTTCAAGTTCAAAAG GTGCCATTTCAAAGCATTTTATGTCACCGAATATCTCTGCAATTTCAAAAGCTATTCCAACAAGAAAGAAAATTCTAGGAGAAAGAAACCAATCTTTGGATACCCTTCTGCCAAAACCTTCAAATCTTCAATTAAAACTCACAGAAAAAGCTTCAAATCTTGATTTAAGAACCAATTTTAGTACTGATGATGTTGGATACAATCAAGAAAATTATGTTCTTGATGATTATCACTCTCCTAGGCCTCAATTTCTCCGATATAAGCCGATCAGGCGCAGAGAAATGTTTCTTGAAACCGAAAATGAGGTTAAAGAAACTAAAATGGAGGAGATGGTTGATGACAGTGATGATGAAGAATTTGACGGGGTAGATGAGAAAATAGGGTGTTGGGGTTTGAGAGGAGTGTTGAAAGTTGTGTTCTTGATGAGTGTTTTGGTCTTTTCGAGTTTGTACATTTCTTGTATGAACACTCCAACACCATCTCCTGCTGTAGTTAGTTTTAAGAACGGATGTCGCGTGATAGAAGATCATGTTTACGGATTGGTGAAGAGTCTTGAGAGTGGAAATTTGTTCTTGGTGGGAACAGAAGGATCAGAGTTGGGGTTTTCTGTTGTTGATGTTAATGTACATGAATTGGATTATGATAAGGATGAGCTTGATGTAGAGGTACTAAGTGGGAAGATCGAAGATTTCGGCTTGTTTAGTGAAGGGGGAGAAGATGAAATAGTTGATGAATCATTAGATATGGTTATAGAGGTTGAGTCTGCAGAAGTTGGAGATGGTAGTAGTGATCTTGAAATTGCGGTAGTGGACGGGTTTCTTGAAGCTGAAGTATCAGAAACTCCGTTAGAGATTGTATCGAGTGTTGTAGATGACATTGAGAAGAACAAAGAGGTTGCTCATGTGCCAACCAAATCAGAATTCTTTGAAGCAGAAGCTAAAAGGATTACTGAAGACATGGAGAACTGGATAATTATTGTTTGTTCAGTTATTCTATTTCTTACATTAGGTGTTCATTTTGTGAAGATCATAAAGGAGATGAAGGCATCTAAGGCAGCGAAAAAGCGCAGTAAATTGCTTGCCTATGAAGTAGATGAGCACATTGAGCAATCTGTTTCTTTAACCAACTCCATGTCATTGCTTGCTGATGAAGTAGATGAGCATATCGAGCAACCGGTTTCCTTGTCCCACTCCATGTCTCTGATAGATGATGAATACTCCGATCAAACAGATGAAAGCCGAGCCCCAACTGCTGAGTTGCTTGGTGATATTGTGGTGGGAGAGATGAGTAGCTCTCGTAATAGTTGTGGCATGAGAGGCAGAGTGATTGAAAATGAAATGAGCAGTAATTCTGTTTCATCCATGAGTTCTCATTCACATTTTGCTGAGAGAAGTCTAAAGAAAGAG CAGGAGGAGGGAGGGGATGAAGAAGAAGTTGAGAAGAAGGTTCTGACAACAACAACTCCGTTGAGACGATCAAGCAGAATCCGAAATCGCGTAATGTCTCCATGA
- the LOC126683330 gene encoding protein OXIDATIVE STRESS 3-like encodes MEMGGDKDNNKHAHHEDQWLITQADEDDDYMYNNSSSSFGNSSSCTNGTSCSSSDLADDASSSSSSLNSNGPLFQLSELMAHLPIKRGLSSFYQGKSQSFTSLSSVEGIEDLAKKQIPYRNYKSYTLPKAIISKKVSRGRRGSCLSFPCGRSNVFNSTRPPLSPQIQKKV; translated from the exons ATGGAAATGGGAGGTGACAAAGATAATAATAAGCATGCTCATCATGAAGATCAATGGCTGATCACACAAgctgatgaagatgatgattatatgtataataattcatcttcttcatttggCAATTCGAGTAGTTGTACTAATGGAACATCTTGTTCTTCATCAGATTTAGCAGATGATgcatcttcttcatcttcatctttgAATTCTAATGGCCCTTTGTTTCAATTATCAGAGCTCATGGCCCATCTACCAATCAA GAGAGGATTATCAAGTTTTTATCAAGGAAAATCTCAGTCTTTTACATCTCTATCAAGTGTAGAAGGCATTGAAGATCTAGCAAAGAAGCAAATTCCATATAGAAACTATAAATCATACACACTTCCAAAGGCTATAATTTCAAAGAAGGTCTCAAGAGGAAGAAGAGGTTCATGTTTATCTTTTCCTTGTGGAAGAAGCAATGTTTTTAACAGTACAAGGCCTCCTCTATCTCCTCAAATACAAAAAAAGGTTTAA